One region of Zingiber officinale cultivar Zhangliang chromosome 7B, Zo_v1.1, whole genome shotgun sequence genomic DNA includes:
- the LOC122004131 gene encoding putative germin-like protein 2-1 — protein sequence MKAKIHLIFVALHALSTSRVVWASDPSPLQDFCVADNSSKVLVNGFVCKSMDGVKAEDFFAFGLYKPGNTINKLGSNARAVNVNTIPGLNSLGVSMARIDFIPRGLNPPHTHPRATEILTVLEGELYVGFVTSNIGQTNRLFTNILKKVDVFVFPQGLVHFQFNRGHTRAVAIAALSSQNSGTIIIANVVFGSKTPISDEVLAKAFCVDQKTVDRRQAQFWMDTTISLIGAMTESVHIPRRYSSNEFDLLANFDGLNKKEVNFVENTGDL from the exons ATGAAAgctaaaattcatctaatttttgTTGCTCTCCATGCTTTGTCTACCTCTCGTGTAGTATGGGCATCTGATCCTAGTCCACTTCAAGACTTTTGCGTCGCCGATAACAGCTCCAAag TGCTTGTCAATGGATTCGTTTGCAAGAGCATGGATGGCGTGAAAGCCGAAGACTTCTTTGCCTTTGGCCTCTACAAGCCCGGCAACACCATAAACAAGCTAGGCTCCAACGCCCGTGCAGTCAATGTGAATACAATTCCTGGGCTCAACAGCCTCGGCGTCTCTATGGCTCGCATCGACTTCATCCCTCGTGGACTCAACCCACCCCACACTCACCCTCGCGCCACTGAGATCCTAACCGTGCTAGAAGGAGAGCTCTATGTTGGTTTTGTGACATCCAACATCGGCCAAACCAACCGCCTTTTCACCAACATTCTGAAGAAGGTTGATGTGTTTGTGTTCCCTCAAGGCCTTGTCCACTTCCAATTCAACCGTGGCCATACAAGAGCTGTTGCAATCGCTGCTCTAAGTAGCCAAAACTCTGGTACCATAATCATTGCCAATGTAGTTTTTGGCTCAAAAACCCCCATATCTGATGAAGTTCTCGCTAAGGCATTTTGCGTCGATCAAAAGACTGTCGATCGACGTCAAGCTCAGTTCTGGATGGATACAACAATTAGCTTGATAGGAGCTATGACTGAATCAGTG CATATCCCAAGGAGATATTCAAGCAATGAGTTCGATCTTTTAGCAAATTTTGATGGACTGAATAAGAAGGAGGTCAATTTTGTTGAAAACACTGGCGATCTCtga
- the LOC122005244 gene encoding mitogen-activated protein kinase kinase kinase 5-like — MPWWKSNVSANHILSSSPSSASSSPSSPAPPSKRRSKDSRLFPWIRRDSQPRFASQRKLRHLTDLEVEALPLEDRSSALSSSTPVSRAASNNNAIPSRSASSSMLLPHPLPLPSVSLHRHSATEQGLVFSPQNSVGRPLPSPLVTSDSVEGDQGNVTVAEPSAVEYVVGRLAYQTNVQSGQHVDKPSNQTTISYRRKAFQDPNSSGTMNFKLKIPAKTVAIGDFSSPISSPINSPRRLSTADYLTSGNGSTCLQVCSAPKISTMGLVTIFPSQASPDKMICSPEMSPPITQSNISKSRNPSGPPSPLHTKKFTESSTTRHDSGANVQVHPLPLPPGASPPSQPTFSHQHAAKAEVLHKTNQWQKGKLLGSGTFGNVYEATNRLTGALCAMKEVNIIPDDPKSAECLKQLEQEIKFLSQFKHPNIVQYYGTETIEDQLYIYLEYVHPGSINKYVRQYCGAMTESVVRNFTRHILNGLIYLHSKNIMHRDIKGANLLVDVNGVVKLADFGMAKHLSGAAPALSLKGSPFWMAPEMLQATMNKEIGYDLAVDIWSLGCTIIEMFTGKHPWSDLEGPQAMFKVLQKDPPIPETLSSEGKNFLQRCFHRNPAERPTANMLLEHPFLRNANHYNLHGSLHAFAGIKLNSTSPKDQGKSNSEPCVKRKQVFNGENNHSHLEFPESTASRLSARSTAEVFPSLSKSQSTYVVQVRPGSSANHQIEVQHSAGNFQYCALPKPHGKEDNNHF; from the exons ATGCCCTGGTGGAAGAGCAACGTAAGCGCCAATCATATCCTCTCTTCCTCCCCTTCCTCCGCCTCATCGTCGCCTTCTTCCCCCGCCCCACCGAGCAAGCGACGGTCCAAGGACTCCCGCCTCTTTCCTTGGATTCGCCGGGACAGCCAGCCTCGGTTCGCTAGCCAGCGCAAGCTCCGCCACCTCACCGACCTCGAAGTTGAGGCCTTGCCCCTCGAGGATCGCTCGTCCGCATTATCGAGTTCCACACCGGTATCGCGCGCCGCCAGCAACAATAACGCCATACCCTCCCGGTCCGCTTCCTCGTCCATGCTATTACCACACCCGCTCCCCCTTCCTTCGGTCTCGTTGCATCGACATTCGGCCACGGAGCAAGGGTTGGTGTTTTCTCCGCAGAATTCTGTGGGACGCCCTCTGCCCTCGCCGCTGGTGACTTCTGACAGCGTGGAAGGGGATCAGGGGAATGTCACGGTGGCCGAGCCCTCTGCCGTTGAATATGTTGTAGGAAG GTTAGCTTACCAGACTAATGTCCAGAGTGGACAACATGTTGACAAACCATCAAATCAGACAACAATTAGCTACCGGAGGAAAGCATTCCAAGATCCAAATTCTTCTGGCACTATGAACTTCAAACTGAAGATACCTGCAAAGACTGTTGCAATTGGTGATTTTTCAAGTCCTATTTCTAGTCCTATAAATAGCCCTAGGAGATTGAGTACTGCAGACTATTTGACTTCTGGCAATGGAAGTACCTGCCTTCAAGTGTGTTCAGCACCTAAGATCTCTACCATGGGTTTGGTGACGATTTTTCCATCGCAGGCTTCGCCGGATAAGATGATTTGTAGTCCTGAAATGTCTCCACCAATCACTCAAAGTAATATTTCAAAATCTAGAAATCCTAGTGGACCTCCTTCACCCTTGCACACAAAGAAATTCACAGAGAGCTCAACTACACGACATGATAGTGGTGCTAATGTACAAGTGCACCCACTTCCTCTCCCTCCTGGGGCATCACCTCCTTCACAACCAACCTTTTCTCATCAGCATGCAGCAAAAGCGGAGGTGTTACACAAGACTAATCAATGGCAGAAAGGAAAACTACTTGGAAGTGGAACATTTGGTAATGTTTATGAAGCCACCAACAG ACTCACTGGTGCGTTATGTGCCATGAAAGAAGTTAATATAATTCCTGACGATCCCAAATCAGCTGAATGCTTGAAGCAGTTGGAACAG GAAATAAAGTTCCTTAGTCAATTTAAGCATCCTAATATCGTTCAATACTATGGGACAGAAACA ATTGAGGATCAGCTGTACATTTATTTAGAGTATGTCCACCCTGGTTCAATTAATAAGTATGTTCGTCAATATTGTGGAGCTATGACTGAATCAGTGGTGCGCAATTTTACCCGTCATATTTTGAATGGGTTAATTTACTTGCATAGTAAAAACATCATGCACAG AGATATCAAAGGGGCAAATTTACTCGTTGATGTGAATGGTGTTGTTAAGCTTGCTGATTTTGGGATGGCAAAACAC TTAAGTGGAGCAGCACCTGCTCTTTCATTGAAGGGTTCACCATTTTGGATGGCTCCGGAG ATGTTGCAGGCTACTATGAATAAAGAAATTGGATATGATCTTGCTGTTGACATTTGGAGTTTGGGTTGTACCATCATTGAGATGTTCACAGGGAAGCATCCATGGAGTGATCTAGAAGGG CCCCAAGCTATGTTTAAAGTCCTCCAGAAAGACCCACCAATACCGGAAACATTGTCTAGTGAGGGCAAGAATTTCCTCCAGCGTTGCTTTCATAGGAATCCTGCAGAGAGGCCAACTGCTAATATGTTGCTTGAGCATCCCTTTCTACGAAATGCCAACCACTACAATCTTCATGGATCTCTCCATGCTTTTGCTGGGATTAAACTC AACTCTACAAGTCCAAAAGATCAAGGCAAATCCAATAGCGAACCATGCGTGAAAAGGAAACAAGTCTTCAATGG TGAGAACAATCATTCTCATCTTGAATTTCCTGAATCAACTGCCTCCCGTCTTTCAGCTCGTTCCACTGCTGAGGTTTTCCCTAGTTTATCCAAGTCCCAGTCAACCTACGTTGTGCAGGTTCGACCTGGCTCTTCAGCAAATCATCAGATTGAAGTGCAGCACAGCGCTGGAAATTTTCAATACTGTGCATTGCCCAAACCTCATGGGAAGGAAGACAACAATCACTTCTGA
- the LOC122005245 gene encoding uncharacterized protein LOC122005245 — protein MDKQFNNKIVSSCCNTLQKLASKRDAEDYSVKDDKIPCKTPVSTEFTVDVLSHGMVPRPVNGVSLINSAEYVSHRGSLLSLQPWIFRKASYLRDKEIKKVVEDCSKLSEPEMDGLVNNLLRENTSRRVNLSHAHGRGPSCLRSQCSCRGTSKPLSSMEDYLLPRLYNENCESEEFLFSSIPSSTTSDIRPFVTDGSDIISKSCYGPVDNNFASELDNKTYMKSVSGVLPLPKLRTAKRNCRETPHEKLVHSNTIEPLKFGHHKDKVDALHIFSVGVSLGLSSTILSNRKEIDNLNTMLKSSENLVQDLQEELDALTVKELANEVQKPSGMVLNLEPVVKDDNDQIFLPMEESRSEIEAELEIELEKLEMGVNSSVFSAKMSVLDELDLELITDDIVGGELKAGRFFNDQSTNLSDCTSSTDRAFDANYSVSPRELSLRLHEVIQLRLQERIEELERELQQTQKQLQLVESDCLASQRGLSSSDVGSSSNMNSPIGTAGIISLAKPVCLSLNGESLEAYDEVYRDFSRVENMEENRPLTTNSKDHIEYYFHSSDVNLIWEREGLRSFGEEPLRDQKLKDKGLLATHEVHALDEGDYVYDEEMRTLITQILEKTRQGSPIVQDVQRMLFALND, from the exons ATGGACAAGCAGTTCAATAATAAGATAGTCTCATCTTGTTGCAATACTCTTCAGAAATTGGCTTCTAAACGAGATGCAGAAGATTATTCTGTTAAGGATGATAAAATTCCTTGCAAAACCCCAGTATCTACGGAGTTTACAGTTGATGTTTTATCCCACGGAATGGTTCCCCGTCCTGTTAATGGAGTTTCCTTGATAAATTCAGCGGAGTATGTCAGTCATCGTGGATCCCTTCTTAGTTTGCAGCCATGGATTTTCAGGAAAGCAAGCTATCTAAGGGACAAGGAAATAAAGAAAGTTGTTGAAGATTGTTCTAAATTAAGTGAGCCTGAAATGGATGGCTTGGTGAATAACTTACTCAGAGAGAACACCTCAAGGAGAGTTAATTTGAGTCATGCTCATGGTAGAGGTCCAAGCTGTCTGAGAAGCCAGTGTTCTTGCCGTGGGACTAGTAAACCTCTTTCTTCCATGGAGGACTATCTCCTTCCTCGACTTTACAATGAAAATTGCGAATCTGAAGAGTTTCTTTTTAGCTCAATTCCTTCTTCCACCACATCAGACATAAGACCATTTGTTACCGATGGAAGTGACATAATTAGCAAATCTTGTTATGGACCTGTGGACAACAATTTTGCTAGTGAATTAGACAACAAAACATATATGAAGAGTGTATCTGGGGTTCTGCCTCTTCCTAAGTTGAGGACAGCAAAAAGAAATTGCAGGGAGACACCACATGAAAAATTAGTTCATTCCAACACTATAGAACCACTGAAGTTTGGTCATCATAAAG ACAAAGTTGATGCACTACATATCTTCTCTGTTGGAGTTAGCCTTGGACTCTCGTCGACTATACTGTCAAACAGAAAAGAAATAGATAATTTAAACACCATGTTGAAGAGTTCAGAAAACTTGGTTCAAGATTTGCAAGAGGAACTGGATGCTCTAACTGTAAAAGAGTTGGCTAATGAAGTCCAGAAACCTAGTGGCATGGTTCTCAACTTGGAACCAGTTGTAAAGGATGACAATGATCAGATATTCTTGCCTATGGAAGAGTCGAGGAGTGAAATAGAAGCAGAGCTTGAAATTGAGCTGGAGAAATTAGAAATGGGCGTGAATTCTTCTGTCTTTAGCGCAAAAATGTCAGTGCTTGATGAG CTTGATCTGGAACTAATAACAGATGACATAGTTGGAGGAGAACTAAAAGCTGGTAGATTCTTTAATGACCAGTCTACTAATCTGAGTGACTGCACAAGCTCCACAGACCGCGCATTCGATGCCAATTATTCAGTTTCACCGCGAGAGCTTAGCTTACGTCTGCACGAAGTGATCCAACTCAGGCTACAAGAACGGATTGAAGAGCTAGAAAGAGAACTTCAGCAAACGCAGAAGCAACTCCAGTTGGTGGAATCAGATTGTCTTGCCTCTCAAAGAGGTTTATCCAGCAGTGATGTGGGGTCTTCCTCAAATATGAATAGCCCAATTGGCACTGCAGGAATAATTTCATTAGCTAAGCCTGTTTGCTTGAGCCTCAATGGAGAATCACTGGAGGCATACGATGAAGTTTACAGAGATTTCTCAAGGGTGGAAAACATGGAAGAGAACCGGCCATTGACAACTAACTCAAAAGACCATATTGAATATTACTTTCACTCATCTGATGTGAATTTGATATGGGAAAGGGAGGGGTTGAGATCATTTGGGGAGGAACCATTGAGGGATCAGAAGTTGAAGGACAAGGGATTGTTAGCTACTCATGAGGTTCATGCACTGGATGAAGGTGATTATGTTTACGACGAAGAGATGAGGACATTAATCACACAGATATTGGAGAAAACAAGACAGGGATCACCTATTGTACAAGATGTTCAAAGAATGCTGTTTGCGTTGAATGATTAA